CTGGATGCTGGAAACCAGCTTCAAGGAGCATCCCGGTTACACCCTTGAAAGTGCTGCCGATGAGCTCGAAAGGCTACTGAAGCAGTCAATCAGTGACCAAATGGTCTCTGATGTACCTTTAGGTGCGTTCCTGTCCGGTGGCATCGACTCTTCTACAGTCGTCGGGATTATGCAGAGCCTGGCCAGCCAGCCGGTGCGTACCTTCAGTATTGGTTTTCATGAGAAGGGTTTCAATGAAGCGGAGCATGCAGCGGCCGTTGCTAAACATCTGGGCACGGAGCATACCGAGCTCTATGTGACGGAAAGAGAGGCAAGGAATCTGGTTCCAGACATCCCTGGCATTTACGATGAACCCTTTGCAGATTCATCGCAGATACCAACGTATCTGGTTAGCCAGATGACGCGAAAGCACGTAACTGTGGCACTTTCCGGAGATGGGGGGGACGAGCTGTTTTGTGGTTATACCCGTTACCCGGGCATGCTGGTTGCCTGGAACAAACGTTCATCGATTATCAGCCACCTCAAGCGAATTGCTGGCAGTTTACCGCCCGGGCTTTCTGCCAGGTTTATCCGTGCAATAGTATCTTCCCAGAAGAGCCGAAGCCTGGAGGCAATCCAGTATCAGTTGCGCAGAATTCAATCGATAGCTGGTGCCCGCGACCTTTCGGACTTTTATAGGCGGTCTGTTTCCCTGTGGCCAGATCCTGCAATGGCGCTGAAGGATGCTGGCGAGTACAGTTATGGATTGAACATGACGCTCGCCGAGGGAATCCCGGATAACACCCTTAAGACACTGATGTGGCGGGATCTTAACTGGTACCTGCCGGATGATATCCTCACCAAAGTGGACCGGGCCGCCATGGCCTGTAGCCTGGAAACACGTATCCCGATGCTGGATCCGGCGATTGTGTCGTTTGCATTGGGGCTTCCTGAAGATCTCAACCTGCGGGGAGGTGTTGGCAAGCAGGTTCTGCGTGCTGTGCTGTACCGTTATGTACCCAGACAGCTGATCGACCGACCAAAACAGGGATTTGCAGTGCCGGTTGCCGCCTGGTTAAGAGGGGGGCTACGGGAGTGGGCCGAGGAACTGCTGGCGGAACACCGGCTAAATGATCAGGGTTACTGGCACACAAAGAGAATTCGCTGGTTGTGGGAAGAGCATCTTTCTGGGAGAGAAGACTACAGTTTTGAACTTTGGGGAATTTTGATGTTCCAGGCCTGGTTTGACCACAATCAATCATGAGGAGTTGCTTTGAATAGCCCGCCAGTTTATCTGATGGATTGCGAACAGCGTTGCGCCGAGGGCGTATTGTATTCGCTTGCGCGTAATGGCTGCCGGGTAATTGGACTTACCTCAGTCTCTTTCTTCCCAATGCGATTCTCCAGGCACCTGGCTTCCTGGTATTCCTCCCCAACGTTAAGTGAAGGGTTCGAAGAATATCTCCAGTTTCTTAAAAGCCTTCCTGAAGCCGGCGTTATCCTGCCTTCTGGTGACTTGAGTGTGAAATTTCTTGCCCGCTATTTCCGGGAGCTGACTGATGCTGGTTTTATGCTGAGTGTTCCCGGAACCGGTGATCTCGAAACGTTGTTCGACAAGCTCAGCTGCAATCGGGCATGTGCAAATGCCGGAATTCCGGTCGCGAAGACCTGGTCTTTGTCTGAGCTGGAAGACGATCCCACGATTATCGAAAGATTGCGCTGGCCGGTTATTGTTAAACCTACAGCTCTTGCTGGAGGCAATTACCGCAAGGTTGAAGAGACGGGGGAGTTGGAGCAGGCAATTGACTATATTTCCGGTATTGTCCAAAAGGAATCAGTAAGACTGAATGAATCCGGTGTTGTGATTCAGGAGTGGATTGACTCAGGAATGACAGACAACTGGAGTTGTGACGTGTTTTGTGACAGTCAGGGGCGGATTGTCGATCATGTGACCATTCAACGTGTCAGGACATCGCTCAATGAAAAGGGGACACCCACTAGCCGCATGTACTGTGGCGTATTCCAGCCGGAGCCCAGGCTCCTTGAACGCACCGAACAGTTATTGAAAGCGCATCGCTGGAAGGGGTTCGCTCATGTGGAGTACATATACTGCAGTCGAGATGAGGAGTTCTATCTGACGGAGGTGAATCCTCGCCTGCCTGGGTACTCCTATCTGCTCAGTGCCACAGGCCATGAGCAAGGGTGGTACTACGTGGCCGATCTGATAGGGGTAGATTATGACAGCCAGGGTAAGGATTCCGGCGTCGTTTATTTTGAGTCCTTGCGGTATCCGGGCGACCTGACTGATGGTGTTGTGAATGCCGTTCGTGGAAATCTCGATATTTCCACGCTGCTTTCAAGTTACTGGCGAGCGTTGTTCAGTCCTGATCAGGTCGTTATTGACCATTTTAACCGTAAGGATCTTGGGCTCACGTTTGGTCTTGTTTTATTCAATGTCAGGACGTTTATTGAGAAGGCTGTCAGTTATATTCGAAGGCGGATGTTGAAGAATGGCTTTGCCAGGAAAGCTTGAGCGACCAATTCTGCGTTATGGGATTCTGGGCGGGCTTTCCCATATCGGAAGAGAGGCTTTATCGCGTGTTTTCAAGATCCAGTTGGTCTACCGGGAGACAAAGCAAGTTAGGGGGGCGTCGTCTGCTCTGAGGAGTCTGCTGGTGAGCTGCGAGTCCGAAGCCAACGATCAGGCGACGCTGGATGAATATTGCCCGGATTGGCGTGATCGTCTTCGCCAAGGAAACTTCCTGATATGCGTGGTGGATGAAGAGCGTATGGCGGGGTTTGGTTGGGGGCGGTGGCAGCGTGAATTGGGGTTCACTTATGTGGAGTCCTGCCTGGGCTTGTCTCAGGAGATTTTCTATATCTATGACTGTTACACGATTGCTGAGCATCGTGGCAAGGGAGTCTACCAGGCTGTCTTGACGTCGTTAGCAAAGGTTGCCAGGGAACATCCGGTTTATGTGGCGTGCAGATGGAACAACACTGACTCTATCCGAGGAATAGGAAAGGCTGGATTTATGCTGGACAGGATCTTTGTGTGCTTCGAAGTAATGGGGCTGCGTTTGAGATTTAACTACTGAAATGTCTGAGGACATTCAAGAATGACGAAGGAAGGAACCATGGACGAGAATCCGCTTGTAACCATAATTACACCTACTTATAACCGCGCAGCCTTCCTGCCCCAGGCTATTGATGGCGTTCTTGCCCAGACTTACGGAAATCTTGAGCTGATTATTGTGGATGACGGCTCCACGGATAACTCTCCGGAAATCCTGTCGGAATATCAAAACAAAGATGACCGGATTCGAGTCTATAGACAGGAAAACCAAGGACAGAGCATCGCGAGGAATAAAGCGATCAGGGAAGCCCGAGGTGAATTTATCTGTTTTCTTGACTCGGATAACTATTGGGCGCCGGACAAATTGGAGCAACAGGTCAACCAGTTCAGAACCAATCCCGCTGCGGATGTGATTTACGGGAATGTTGTCACAGTTGATGAACAGGGTAACGAGATTTCCCGGAAGAACATGAAGCGTTATTCCGGGGACATTACTCGCTGGATGCTGCGGGATAACTGCGTGAGTATGAATACTGCTATGGCTCGGCGGCAGTGTTTCGATGAAATGGGGGGGATGAGTGGACAGCGCCGTGTGGCCGATGATTACGATCTTTGGCTGAGGTTTTCTGCCCGCTATCGATTTCTGTATGTGCCACAGTACTGGGCCTACTACAGAGTGATGGAGGATCAGATTTCATCCGATAAAACTGCACGTTTTGAATCCAACGAGGCAATCATTCGAGACTTCAGGAGAAAGTTTCCTGATGCCCTTACCAACAAGGAGTTCGATGTGGGATTTGCCGTGTTTTACGTTCGAAAAGCACGCTATCTGGCATCCACCGGCCGTAAGAGGGAAGCCTTCGGAGAGCTTTTCAAAGCCCTTAGCTATCGCCCGTTGGAGAAAGTTGTTTGGCGGGGCGCCGCGGCAATAGTGCTCAAATAAATGGATTTATGATGGCTGATCAAAGACCTGTAGTTTCCGTTGTTACGCCAACGTTTAATCGCGCTGACTTCTTGCCCTATGCAGTTGAAAGCGTGTTGGCACAGACGTTCCGTGATTTTGAGCTTTTGGTTATTGATGACGGGTCTACCGACAGCACACGGCATCTGATGGAAAGCTATACCAAGGATTTGAGAGTCAGATATTTCTACCAGCCCAACCAGGGGCAGAGCGTGGCAAGAAACAGGGGGCTTGAAGAGGCCCGCGGTGAGTTTATCTGTTTTCTTGACTCGGATAATGCCTGGTTCCCGGATAAGCTGCAAAAATCACTGGATGCGTTCCGGGCATATCCCGACGTTGACGTGATCTATGGGGATTTCCTTGAGATAGATGAGACTGGCGCTGAGCTTGGAACTAACAAGATGAAGCGACATACCGGCCACATAACTTCCGAGCTCCTCAAAGATAACTTTGTCAGCATGAATACCACCATGACTCGTCGTCAGTGCTTTTCAGAGATGGGCGGCTTCGACGCCGCTGATCGCCTGGCAGAGGACTATGGTTTGTGGTTGCGATTTTCCACCCGTTACCGGTTCTATTATCTGCCCGAAGTACTTGGCTACTACCGTGTAATGGAGGATCAGATTTCTTCTGACAAAGTACGCCGATTGAATGCAAACGAAAGGCTGCTGCTCTCCTTTCTGGATGCCTACGCAGGCTGTGTAACATCGAAACAAAGAAGGCGTGGCCTGAGCCACTTTTACCTGAGGCGGGCCAGATTGCTTGCGACAGAAAAGCAATTCGCAAATGCCTACAAAGATATCCTTAGAGCTGCAAAACAGGATCCGCTCTGGCAAGGGCCATGGCGGGGTGCTGTGAAGGTTACTTTAAGGGCGGTGAAACTGTGATTGGCGGCAGCGCTGCCTTGCGGGTGGATCTGCTGGATGAACATGCATTCGCAGCTTTGCAGTGTGACTGGGCGGAATTGTTGGCAAAGAGTAATGCCGACCCATTGTTTATGAGCTGGCCGTGGCTCTATAGCTGGTGGGAAACCTGGGGCGAAAGCCTTGGCCTTGAACTGATGTTGTTGGGGGTTTACCAGGCAGATGATCAGCTCGTCGGGATTGCACCGATGTATCGACACAGGATTCCGCTCAGCGTCGGAATGACAGTAACTCGAGTGCATTTTCTGGGTAATGCGTGGAGGGTGAGCCCTACGGTGCGTACCGAGTATGTAGGGCTGGTCGCTAAGTCTGAGCTTGAATCTGACGTTGCTTTGGCTGTTGCAGCATATTTGAAAACTTTGACCTGGGATGAGTTGGTGATTCCCGATAGCCAAGAGGAAGCGGGTGGAGCGCTGGGGCGTGCTTTGGCTGAGGCTTGCAGAGCGACCCCGGTGGTGCGGAGTGAATCCATGGGGGTGTGTATTGATACGGCCCTTACCATTGAACCGTGGCTGGCCAGTCTTGGTCCCAACACTCGACGTAAAGCGTTTAACCGAAGATGCTTGTTCGAGAAGCAGTTAGGTGGGAATTGGCAACACTTTGAAAATAATGCTGTTTCTCAGGCAGCGTTTCTCGACCAGCTCAACCGATTTCACGTAAAGCGATGGGAAAAGCCTTGTTTTGATGATAAAGCCTGCCAGTTTCATTTAAAGCTGCTTTCAAGGTTGTCTGATAAACAACACGCGTTAATGTCCAGGCTCGTGGTCAATGGACAGGTGGTCTCGGTGCTTTATGACATTCAGGCGGGAGCCAGAGTTTATAACTTGCAATCTGGTTATGATGAAAGCTTAAATCCCAAATTATCTTTAGGCACTTTGCACCTGGGGTATGCTATCGAGCAAGCTTTTCAGGATCCTGGAATTAATCAGTATGATTTGTTGGCAGGTTCCGGTAAAAATACTTTCTATAAGGCAAGGTTTAATGGTCGACAGGTGAGTTTCCCAACGGTTGACCTTGTGCGGTCTCCGGTGTTGCGCGCGGCTTACCGGCTCCGGTCCTGGTTGCCTGGTGGGCTGGTTTCTCGTATTAATCGTGTGTTCAGGCTTTAGAGGTTCTAAGGAAGACAGTAATGCCGAACGAAAGGACTCAATCAATCCATGTGTTGCGTAACACAATTCCATTTGCTCTGAGCCTTCTGGCGCTTGGCTGGCTGATCTTTCCCACGGTGCAGGGTATTGTTAGCCGCTGGTTCAAGTTTGATGAATCCTATTCCCATGGGCTCCTGCTGCTTGCGGTGTCCCTGTTTCTGACAGGCCGGACCTGCCTGAGATATCGGCTCCAGCCCGGTTTCTATCCTCTTTGGCTGATCCCGTTCCTGCTCGCCCTTATCGGTTATGGGCTCGGCGATATACTGCGTATTCAGGCCGTCCAACAGATTGTTGTGGTTCCTTTGTTGCTTGGCGTGCTTGCAGTTTTCATGGGGTGGCGCCAAGTTCGACATTTCATTGTGCCCGTTGGCCTTCTGATATTTACCGTGCCGGTCTGGGATTTTCTTTCCTGGACACTTCAGGTCATAACGGTGGAGATCAATCGGGTACTGCTGGGGCTTATGGATATAGAGTTCCGCGTGGAAGGGGTGTTCGTTTACCTGATTGGTGTGGGAACCTTTGAGGTGGCTCATGGCTGTTCAGGATTGCGTTATCTGCTGGTAGGGCAGTCATTGTCCGTTATCTATGGAGAACTGAACCTCCGGCGATTGCGCTCCAGGATCATTATGTTTTGTTGTGGCGTCCTGTTCGCTTTGGCCGCTAACTGGATACGGGTATTCGTGATCATCTATATGGGTTACGAAACAAATATGCAGACCAGCCTGATAGATGACCACGACAATTTTGGCTGGTGGGTCTTTGCGGCGACGCTGGTGCCGTTATTCCTGATAGGACGGGTGTTGGAGACATCGCCCAGGGAACAAGTGCAAAGTCCAGGGTATAGGGACGATGGTCGACCTGTTGCAGATAGATCTGGTCGCACCCGAATGGCTGTAGGTGTCGCCCTGATGGTAGCGCTTCCTTTAATTCTTTGGCTTGCACTGCCCTCCACTGAACATAAGATACGCTCTGAGCCAGCCCAAATTAATCTCCGACTCGATGGTGAGCAGTTTGGTTCGTTGTTTTCCAGCAATCTTGAAGGGTGGCGGCCGCAGGTTCGCAATCCCGACAGAGTATATGTGCAGACGCTATTTGAGCGAGGGCGGGTTGAGCCGGATCAAGGCTTGGCTGAACGGCTTTTAGTAAGTATCTATAGTTATGATTTTCAAAGGCACTCAGCGGAGTTGGTTCAGTACTCCAATCGCTTATATGACCGTGAGAGGTGGCATCCTGAAAACGTCTTTACAGTGGCCGCCCCTGGGGCTGTATCCTTGCGAGGCGTTACGTTACGCGACAGAGTTTCCGGTAAACATCTACACCTCGCCTATACATACTATGTCGAAGGGATTTGGGAAACTGATGACCTTAAGGCCAAGTTGGCCCAGATTCGGGGATTCGTTAATCCGCGAGAGGATGCGTCTTTGATAATCTATGGTGTTTCTTGCGAAGACTGTAACGGGCTAGAGCGACTGGAAGAATTGATCCTGGGTACATTCAGTCGCGTCGTCGAATCTATAGATCAACATTACGCTCCCTAACGAGAGCTCCCTCGGATCTGGTTTTGTGGTCCAGGAAAGGTCTCATTGGTATATCGAGTCGGAAAACTTTACACGTATTGAGTTTTGAATGGGGCGTTCGGAATAAATTCAGTAAGTTGTAGTCTGGTCTAATATTTGCTGATTAATGAGCCTGACAAGGAGGTGCAGGATGAAACTGTCGACATTAGTGATTTTTGTATTGTTTGGCTTGAGTCCGCTACAGGCTTTAGGGTATATCATCGATTACACGGGAACGATGGAGATGAGCCGAACACCCTGGGGTGATCCAGACCCACTATCTTTAGAAAAGTTCGATGTTCCCTTTGAGGTTGAGGCTGATACAGAAACGCTCAATTTCTTAACTATGAGTATATGGCTTGATGGGATCAAGCTAACTCACCATGTTGAGAACACGGGTCACATAGCGCGATGGGATTATTATCTGAATCAGTGGAATGCTGTTGACGGATTTTATTGGCGATTCGAACATAATGGCGTTAACTATGACCTTGAGTGGCTGTGGGTTGAGATTCCATCTCCGCCCGGCTCCAATCCTATTGAAGAGTTTCATTCGTTCGCTGAAGGGCCATGGTATTTCGGAGTTTATGACTCTGATTACAGCACGTCATACTCGGCCTGGCCAAAAGGGCCTATCCACGGATTGGCCAGACAAATTCCAGAACCGGCCACTTTCATTCTGCTTTCTCTGGGGTTGTTAATCACTGCGATCCAGAGACTGGTGAGAAATTCGCGTGGAGGACCTCACTGACCAGTTGAGGTCTGAGACTTGCGGACTGGGTCCATGGGGAAGGGGGGCAACTAACTCGCTGATAGCTGCTTGGAGGTTTTCAATAAAGGCTTTGTGGTTTGAGGAATACCACTGTTCAGCATTGGCTGAAGTCCGCTCAAGAGTTTCCGGCATTGCGTTTATGGCGGTGTTAATTGTTGCATCAAGGCTTTGTTCTGAAACCATGTACCTGGTTCCTAGCCGGAAGGCTCGGCTATTGTTCGGCTCTGCCAGGTAGCCTCGGCTTCTCTCAATCAGTTCGTTCATTGGTGGTGCATTTGTGGTGATTGTCACACAACCGTTTTCGAGTGCTTCCGCTAATACCTGTCCGTAACCCTCTACTTCAGACGGAAGAATTGCAAATCCTGCTTCCCGCCAAAGTGTTTTCATTTCCTTGTCTGTCAGATTGCTCAGGATCTCGATGTTCTGGTTGGGATAATCAGAGCTATCTATATGTTCTGAAACCACTATTAGCTTTGGCCATTCAGGATGTCGCGACCAGCAAGCCAATACTGCTGAGGTTCCCTTGAATTGACTGTTACCGGCTACATGCAGCGCAAGGCGATAATTTTTGCCGGAAGTACAAGGTTTGGATATCTCGGATCCGCCGGTAAAGCCCAGGTACATCACGTCCGAATGGTATCGCGAAAAGATCTCGGCAGCGTGTTGCGTCTTGCAAAGAATTCGGTCAACACTCGGGAGGTATGGTAGTAGGGATTCAACAAACCACTCCTGATTTGGAATCAGCCAATGCCTTTTACCCCGGCGTAGTTGAGACACTCGAGGGTTTTGAAGGTGGATTACCAAGTCTGATTTTGATTGTCCTGATACTGATCTGGCGATACCGTTTTTTAAAGCATAGTAAAGGCGCCCAACGGGTTCAGGTAGATATTTACTAAGTAATCGGTATCGATAATGTGATAGTTGGTTTTGCCATTCTGGTGTTGGTGGTAATGGCTCTATTTGGCAATTATGCCCAAGAGAATTAAGTGCAGACTCAAGGATAAGCGCATCCTTTCTTAACCCGCGCCCACTGCTAGCATAAACGATGAGGATGTCCATGGGTCACCACCAGAAAGAGAAAAGCCCTGCAAAGGCAGGGCTTTAAAGCGTAGCACAGAGTTGCATGTCAGGCTTTTTTACGACCCTTCATACGCACTGCGATACCGGCTAGGCCGAGGCCCAACAGAGCCAGGGTGCCGGGCTCAGGGACTTTTGAGGCGCGAACGGCAATAACCATGTCATCGTGGTTATCATCGCCACTCCAGCCATCATCGAAACTGATAAGGAAGTAGTCATCTTCTACGTAAAAGAGGTTGAAGTTGACAGAGGTGTTTGGATTTACCGGTACGTTCAGTTGACTGCCATTGGTTCCATCATTGACCACCTCAACGTTGTTTCCATTGATAAAGCTGAACGTTAGTAATTCGTTTAAGCCACCAGTGAATATAGTGCTAAACGTATCGTCTGGAGTGCTGTTGGTATCGAATACCAAGGTGTTACCCCAGTAGAACTGGTTGTTATCTGAAGCCTCTTTACCCAGATAAGTAAATGTCAGTTTGAATGGGTCTGAAGAGGTCGATACGAGGTTGTGCCCGAACAACACTGAGTCACCAACGCTATATAACGGGGCGTCAGCAGTCCAGGTGCCGGCAACGCGGGTTGCGTAATCGTTATCGCCGGGTACGGTTTGCTCGGCGGCTGCGCCGGGGGCATTTCCGTTGGCAACGGCGTCAATGTAGGCTGCCTGTGCGAAACCGGAAAAACCAACTGCGGCTGCCAGTGCGATGCCTTGTGTAAGTTTGTTCATTTGAGTCACTCCTCCAGTGAGTGGTCGAATTTTTACAACACCCTTTAACCAAAGCAGATAGCGTGCCAGATTTTAAACCATTGATTTTAAAGAATTAATTCTTTCTTTAATCTGGGCGATGTAAATTAATTCGACGATCTCTCTTTTACTGCACACTGTACTGAACTGGATCTGACGGTTCGCTACTCAGTCCGTTGGTGTCAATCAC
The window above is part of the Marinobacter sp. THAF197a genome. Proteins encoded here:
- a CDS encoding PEP-CTERM sorting domain-containing protein; translation: MKLSTLVIFVLFGLSPLQALGYIIDYTGTMEMSRTPWGDPDPLSLEKFDVPFEVEADTETLNFLTMSIWLDGIKLTHHVENTGHIARWDYYLNQWNAVDGFYWRFEHNGVNYDLEWLWVEIPSPPGSNPIEEFHSFAEGPWYFGVYDSDYSTSYSAWPKGPIHGLARQIPEPATFILLSLGLLITAIQRLVRNSRGGPH
- a CDS encoding GNAT family N-acetyltransferase — its product is MIGGSAALRVDLLDEHAFAALQCDWAELLAKSNADPLFMSWPWLYSWWETWGESLGLELMLLGVYQADDQLVGIAPMYRHRIPLSVGMTVTRVHFLGNAWRVSPTVRTEYVGLVAKSELESDVALAVAAYLKTLTWDELVIPDSQEEAGGALGRALAEACRATPVVRSESMGVCIDTALTIEPWLASLGPNTRRKAFNRRCLFEKQLGGNWQHFENNAVSQAAFLDQLNRFHVKRWEKPCFDDKACQFHLKLLSRLSDKQHALMSRLVVNGQVVSVLYDIQAGARVYNLQSGYDESLNPKLSLGTLHLGYAIEQAFQDPGINQYDLLAGSGKNTFYKARFNGRQVSFPTVDLVRSPVLRAAYRLRSWLPGGLVSRINRVFRL
- the xrt gene encoding exosortase — encoded protein: MPNERTQSIHVLRNTIPFALSLLALGWLIFPTVQGIVSRWFKFDESYSHGLLLLAVSLFLTGRTCLRYRLQPGFYPLWLIPFLLALIGYGLGDILRIQAVQQIVVVPLLLGVLAVFMGWRQVRHFIVPVGLLIFTVPVWDFLSWTLQVITVEINRVLLGLMDIEFRVEGVFVYLIGVGTFEVAHGCSGLRYLLVGQSLSVIYGELNLRRLRSRIIMFCCGVLFALAANWIRVFVIIYMGYETNMQTSLIDDHDNFGWWVFAATLVPLFLIGRVLETSPREQVQSPGYRDDGRPVADRSGRTRMAVGVALMVALPLILWLALPSTEHKIRSEPAQINLRLDGEQFGSLFSSNLEGWRPQVRNPDRVYVQTLFERGRVEPDQGLAERLLVSIYSYDFQRHSAELVQYSNRLYDRERWHPENVFTVAAPGAVSLRGVTLRDRVSGKHLHLAYTYYVEGIWETDDLKAKLAQIRGFVNPREDASLIIYGVSCEDCNGLERLEELILGTFSRVVESIDQHYAP
- a CDS encoding PEP-CTERM sorting domain-containing protein translates to MNKLTQGIALAAAVGFSGFAQAAYIDAVANGNAPGAAAEQTVPGDNDYATRVAGTWTADAPLYSVGDSVLFGHNLVSTSSDPFKLTFTYLGKEASDNNQFYWGNTLVFDTNSTPDDTFSTIFTGGLNELLTFSFINGNNVEVVNDGTNGSQLNVPVNPNTSVNFNLFYVEDDYFLISFDDGWSGDDNHDDMVIAVRASKVPEPGTLALLGLGLAGIAVRMKGRKKA
- a CDS encoding glycosyltransferase family 2 protein, which produces MDENPLVTIITPTYNRAAFLPQAIDGVLAQTYGNLELIIVDDGSTDNSPEILSEYQNKDDRIRVYRQENQGQSIARNKAIREARGEFICFLDSDNYWAPDKLEQQVNQFRTNPAADVIYGNVVTVDEQGNEISRKNMKRYSGDITRWMLRDNCVSMNTAMARRQCFDEMGGMSGQRRVADDYDLWLRFSARYRFLYVPQYWAYYRVMEDQISSDKTARFESNEAIIRDFRRKFPDALTNKEFDVGFAVFYVRKARYLASTGRKREAFGELFKALSYRPLEKVVWRGAAAIVLK
- a CDS encoding glycosyltransferase, with the protein product MDILIVYASSGRGLRKDALILESALNSLGHNCQIEPLPPTPEWQNQLSHYRYRLLSKYLPEPVGRLYYALKNGIARSVSGQSKSDLVIHLQNPRVSQLRRGKRHWLIPNQEWFVESLLPYLPSVDRILCKTQHAAEIFSRYHSDVMYLGFTGGSEISKPCTSGKNYRLALHVAGNSQFKGTSAVLACWSRHPEWPKLIVVSEHIDSSDYPNQNIEILSNLTDKEMKTLWREAGFAILPSEVEGYGQVLAEALENGCVTITTNAPPMNELIERSRGYLAEPNNSRAFRLGTRYMVSEQSLDATINTAINAMPETLERTSANAEQWYSSNHKAFIENLQAAISELVAPLPHGPSPQVSDLNWSVRSSTRISHQSLDRSD
- a CDS encoding glycosyltransferase encodes the protein MAGRRGNSAQINGFMMADQRPVVSVVTPTFNRADFLPYAVESVLAQTFRDFELLVIDDGSTDSTRHLMESYTKDLRVRYFYQPNQGQSVARNRGLEEARGEFICFLDSDNAWFPDKLQKSLDAFRAYPDVDVIYGDFLEIDETGAELGTNKMKRHTGHITSELLKDNFVSMNTTMTRRQCFSEMGGFDAADRLAEDYGLWLRFSTRYRFYYLPEVLGYYRVMEDQISSDKVRRLNANERLLLSFLDAYAGCVTSKQRRRGLSHFYLRRARLLATEKQFANAYKDILRAAKQDPLWQGPWRGAVKVTLRAVKL
- a CDS encoding ATP-grasp domain-containing protein, with translation MNSPPVYLMDCEQRCAEGVLYSLARNGCRVIGLTSVSFFPMRFSRHLASWYSSPTLSEGFEEYLQFLKSLPEAGVILPSGDLSVKFLARYFRELTDAGFMLSVPGTGDLETLFDKLSCNRACANAGIPVAKTWSLSELEDDPTIIERLRWPVIVKPTALAGGNYRKVEETGELEQAIDYISGIVQKESVRLNESGVVIQEWIDSGMTDNWSCDVFCDSQGRIVDHVTIQRVRTSLNEKGTPTSRMYCGVFQPEPRLLERTEQLLKAHRWKGFAHVEYIYCSRDEEFYLTEVNPRLPGYSYLLSATGHEQGWYYVADLIGVDYDSQGKDSGVVYFESLRYPGDLTDGVVNAVRGNLDISTLLSSYWRALFSPDQVVIDHFNRKDLGLTFGLVLFNVRTFIEKAVSYIRRRMLKNGFARKA
- a CDS encoding GNAT family N-acetyltransferase, with translation MALPGKLERPILRYGILGGLSHIGREALSRVFKIQLVYRETKQVRGASSALRSLLVSCESEANDQATLDEYCPDWRDRLRQGNFLICVVDEERMAGFGWGRWQRELGFTYVESCLGLSQEIFYIYDCYTIAEHRGKGVYQAVLTSLAKVAREHPVYVACRWNNTDSIRGIGKAGFMLDRIFVCFEVMGLRLRFNY
- the asnB gene encoding asparagine synthase (glutamine-hydrolyzing) translates to MCGFAGFVGKTPFPGAEAVLEKMGSAIAHRGPDAAGIWLDGNLSVGLTHRRLSIMDLSELGAQPMASESGRYVIAFNGEIYNFRQLSKELEADGAQFRGHSDTEVMLAAFEAWGVEPALQRLSGMFAFALVDKRFRKFYLARDRMGEKPLYYGWQGESLLFGSELRALRQHPAWQGAIDTSVLPALLRHNVIPAPRTIHQGICKLPPASYVCLDLDHPQSGQLPDPQRYWMLETSFKEHPGYTLESAADELERLLKQSISDQMVSDVPLGAFLSGGIDSSTVVGIMQSLASQPVRTFSIGFHEKGFNEAEHAAAVAKHLGTEHTELYVTEREARNLVPDIPGIYDEPFADSSQIPTYLVSQMTRKHVTVALSGDGGDELFCGYTRYPGMLVAWNKRSSIISHLKRIAGSLPPGLSARFIRAIVSSQKSRSLEAIQYQLRRIQSIAGARDLSDFYRRSVSLWPDPAMALKDAGEYSYGLNMTLAEGIPDNTLKTLMWRDLNWYLPDDILTKVDRAAMACSLETRIPMLDPAIVSFALGLPEDLNLRGGVGKQVLRAVLYRYVPRQLIDRPKQGFAVPVAAWLRGGLREWAEELLAEHRLNDQGYWHTKRIRWLWEEHLSGREDYSFELWGILMFQAWFDHNQS